Sequence from the Corallococcus sp. EGB genome:
CGGGCCTTCGTGGTGCCGGACTCCCTGCCTGTGGACGCGCAGGACGCGCGCGTGCGGTTCATCAACGCCTGCCCCACGTCCCCCGCGACGGGCGTCAGCCTGGGCTACTTCAACGTGGCAGGGGACGGCAGCAGCCGGGGCAACACCTTCACGCCCGTCATCCCGGACGTGGCGTACGGCGCGTCCGGCGGCCCCTCGGAGGGCGTGGCCTTCCCCGCGCCGACAGGCACCGACGTGACGGGCACCTACGCGTACTACGGCGTCCGGGGCACCGTGGGCGCTTCCACCGTGAACCGGTCCGTGAAGGGACAGCCCCTCGCCCGGCCTCACCTGTTCCTGCTGATGGGGGACTGGGCGGCGGGGCCCACGTTCCGCGCCTTCAACCTGCGCTCCAACACCTGGAGCGTGCTCACGCCCCGCGGCGACGCGCTCTTCCAGCCCTGAGCCTCCCGCCTCGCGGACAGCACGACGCCCGCCTGGGAGCTCCTCCCGGGCGGGCGTCGGTGCTTCAGGGCCTGGTATGGAACGGGCGGAGGGACTACAGCACCTTCACCGGCACTTCCTTGAGCACCTGGTCGCCGCGCATGATGGTCACGGTCCACGCGCCGGCCTTGGGCAGCCGCACGCCGGTCCACTGACGGGCGCGCCAGCCCTCGCCCTTCACCTTCACGTCCTTCGTCTCGCGCACGGTGTTGCCCTGCTTCACCTGCACCGTCAGGTCCTCGATGGAGTCCCCCTGGGGCACCAGGTAGCTCTGCCACAGCATCACGTTGGTGCCCGCCTTGACGCCCTCGGGGCCCACCTCGGCGGTGCACTCGTACTTGTTGGGGCCGTCCTTGGCCACGTCCGTGCAGAGCTTGGCCTCCACCAGCACGGGGCCCTGGCCCTGGCCCTTGTAGAAGTAGTTCCAGGTGTCGCGCACCGCGTCCGCGCTGGGGGCCTTCACGGACTCCGCCGCGGGCGCCGCCGCATCCTGCGCACCCGCCACCGCCGCCACACCCAGCACCGCGCACAGCACGCTTCCGTTGATCAGGCTCTTCATGTCTTGGGGTCCCCTCTTGAATGGTGAAGGCGGCCGGCCCACGTCCGGCCCCTCGGTGTGCGTGTCTACCATGGAACATTCCACGCCATTTCCCGCGTCCCGGGAAGCCCCGGCCCCGCCGCGCCGCGCCATCCCTCATCCGAACAGGAAGAAGCCCAGCGTCACCAGCGGCAGGTACGCGAGGAAGGCCACCAGCAGGAAGCCGAGGATGTCCTTGAACTCCAAGCGGGCCACGGCCAGGAGCGGCAGCGCCCAGAAGGGCTGGATGAGGTCCGTGGCCATGTCGCCCCACGCGTACGCCAGCACCACCTTCTCCGGCGCCACGCCCAGGCGGCCGGCCGCGTCCAGCAGGTAGGGCGCTTCGATGGCCCACTTGGATCCGCCCGAGGGCACGAAGTAGTTCACCACGCCGCTGTAGAGGTACACGATGGCCGGGAAGGTCTTCTGCGTGGACAGCGACACGAAGAGCTCCCCGATGCGGTCCGTGAGCCCCGTGGCCTTGAAGATGCCGTAGATGCCCGCGTACAGCGGGAACTGGAGCACGATGCCGTGCAGCACGCTCGCGGCCTCCTCGCTCGCCTTGAGCAGCCGGGCGGGCGTGCCGTGCAGCAGCACCGCCAGCGTGAGGAAGGTGAAGTTCACCACGTTGAGGTTGAGCGCCTTCCAGCCGCCGTTGAGCCACAGGTGCCGCGCGAACCACAGGAGGCCCAGCACGCCGAAGAGGGCGTTGAGCAGCCACGCGTGGTCCAACCACTCCGCGGGGCTCGACCTCCCCTGAGGCTTCTTGGGCGGGACGAAGTCGCCCAGCTTCTCCAGCACGGCGGGCTCCACCCGCACGGTGCGCTCCGGTGATGGATGGAGCGCCCACGCCAGCGCCGTGAGCAGCGCCACCGTGGCCAGCGTGAGGCCCACGTTGAAGGGGGAGAAGAGCGTCCGGTCGATGGGGATGACCCCCAGCTGCTTCTCCAGGAAGTGGCCCGGCGTCGCCACGAGCAGCGGGGCGGAGGCGGACAGGCCCGCGTGCCACGTGGCGCCCAGCCCGAAGTAGGCGCACGCCACCAGCAGCCGGTAGTCCACGTCCGGGCGCCTGCGCGCGATGAAGCGCACCAGCATGGCGCTGGCCACCAGCGACAGGCCCCAGTTGAAGTACGCGAGCGCCATGGACACCGCCGCCATCAGCGCGGTGGCGCTCCGGGGGCTGCCGGGCAGGCTGGCGACCTTCTCCAGCAGCGCCTTCACCGGCGCGGTGAGCGCGAGCAGGTAGCCGGTGAACATCACCAGCGCCATCTGCATGGAGAAGGTGAGCAGCTCCCAGAAGCCGCCCCCCCACGCGTCCAGCACCGCGGGCGGCGCGGCGCCCACCCAGCCCAGGGCCAGCGCCATGGTGAGCAGGGTGAGCAGCACCGCGATGGCGAAGGCGCTGGGGACGAAGCGCGCGGAGAAGCGGCCCAGGCCTTCAGCGAACCGGACGAGGGTTTCCACGGTGTGAGGGCTCCAGGCGGTCAGGAGGGCCCCGGCGCGAATCTCCCAGGGCGACACCCCGGGTTTTACGGTATGAGCAGTCGGTATGTCCCCTAGCGAGCAGCACCCCCCTGTCTTCGATCGCATCGCGACGGGGGTCCCCGGGCTGGACCCCATCCTGGGCGGTGGCCTGGTGGCCTCAGGCGTCTACATCGTGGTGGGGGAGCCCGGCGCGGGGAAGACCATCTTCGCCAACCAGCTGTGCTACTCGCAGGCGCGCCAGGGCACCCGCTGCCTGTACGTGACGCTGCTGGCCGAGTCGCACTCGCGCATGCTGGCGAACCTGCGCAGCATGTCGTTCTTCGACGCCGCCCAGCTGCCCCAGCGCATCTACTACGTCAGCGGCTTCCGCATGCTGGAGGAGCAGGGGCTGCCGGGGCTGCTGGAGCTGCTGCGCCGGGAGATGCGCAACCACGGCGCGGGCATCCTGGTGCTGGACGGCCTGGTGCAGGCGCAGGAGGCCGCGGGCAGCAGCCGCGACTTCAAGAAGTTCATCCACGAGCTCCAGGTGTCCGCCGGCCTGTCGCGCTTCACCGCGCTCCTGCTCACCAGCAGCGTGGGCCCCACCGTGCACCCGGAGTACACCATGGTGGACGGCATCCTGGAGCTGCGCGAGCGCACCGCGGCCATGCGCTCCTGGCGTGAGCTGCAGGTGCGCAAGTTCCGGGGCAGCGCCAGCCTCAACGGCGCGCACCACTTCCGCATCTCCGACGCGGGCCTGGAGGTGTTCCCCCGCCTGGAGACCATGGTCAGCCGCGCGCAGCCGCCGGACTGGGGCACGCAGCGCGTGAGGTTCGGCGTGCCCACGCTGGACGCCATGATTCCGGAGGGCATCGCCGCCGCGTCCACCACGCTGGTGATGGGCCCCCCGGGCTGCGGCAAGACCATTCTTGGCGCCAGCCACCTGGCGGAGGGGCTGCGGCTGGGCGAGCCCTGCCTGATGATGAGCTTCTACGAGGGGCCGGACCGGCTGCTGCACAAGGCGGCCAACGTGGGGCTGGCGCTGGGCAGCGCGGTGAAGGACGGCCGGCTGGTGCTCCAGTGGAACATGCCCGCCGAGTGCAACCTGGACCTGGTGGCGCACGCGATGCTGGAGGACGTGCGCAGACGCGGCGTGAAGCGCCTGTTCGTGGACGGGCTGAGCGCCATGGTGGAGACCACCCACGAGCCGGCGCGCATCAGCCCTTTCTTCGCCGCGCTCACCCAGGAATTGCGACGCCACGGGGTGACCACCGTCTTCACGCTGGAGACGCCGCGCCTCTTCGGCCCGGACATGGACGTGCCCCTGGGCACGGGCCTGTCCGGCGTGGCGGAGAACCTGCTGTTCATGCGCCACCTGGAACTCAATGGCCGCCTGCGGCGGCTGCTCTCCATCTTCAAGCTGCGCGACGCGGACTATGATCCGACGCTGCGCGAGTTCCACATCACCTCCCAGGGAATCGAAATCCAGCCGCCCTTCCAGCCGGCGCCCGAGTTGCTGCTCACCGGCATCGCCCGCTTCCCGGGCAACCACTCCTGACCCCCAGAGGACCCGTGGTTCCCGCGACCGAGACCGTGCTGGTGGTGGACGACGAACAGGGCATCCTGGAGGCGCTCGCGGACCTTCTCAGGGAGGAGGGCTACCGCGTGCTCACGGCGTCCCATGGCCGCGAGGCCCTGGAGCGCATGTCGGAGGTGAAGCCGGACCTGGTGCTCACGGACTGGATGATGCCCGTGCTGGACGGCCCCGCGCTCATCGAGCGCCTCCAGCAGGACCCGGCGCTGCGCCACATCCCCGTGCTGGGCATGAGCGCGGTGGACGTCAACGGCCTCAAGCGCCTGTACCCGGGCATGGAGTTCCTCCAGAAGCCGTTCGACATCCGAGCCCTGATGAAGCTGGTGCGCAGGGCCCTGGACGCGAATCCCCGCGTCCGGGGAGGGTGAGGCGCACCACCCGCGTGCCCGGAGGGTCCGCCATGTTCCACCTGCTCAAGTTGGGTCCGGTGCCCCTCTCCATGGGCACCACCGGCGTCTATCTGCGCATCGGCGGGTCCGGCGACCCGTCCGCCCCCGTCTTCGAACAGACGGACGAGGCCGGCGTGCGCGCGCTCCTGGCCGGCGTGGAGCCGTCCCAGGTGGCGTGCGAGCCCGCCCTGGCGGACGCCGCGGAGGCGCTGGGCCTGGCCGTGGCGCCCCCGTCCACCGCGGCGCTCTCCGCCCGGGCCGCCATCGCCACCTTCCTCGCGTGGGGCCAGCTGGGCGTGTCCGGGCTGGGCAGCGACAAGGCGCTGCTCTTCGTCCAGGCCGCCACCGAGTTCTGGGACGCGCAGCCCTGGGCGCACTGGGACGACAGCCAGGCCTTCACCGTGGAGGTGACGGGCGCGCACGAGCACACCTACGAGGGCTGCGTCTTCCATCACGACGAGGACGGCCCCTCGGGCTTCGCCCTCTACCTGTCCCCCGGCTCACTGGGGCGGCTGCTGGAGCTCCAGGTGCATGGCGCCGACAAGGCGGCCCAGTCCCTGCCCGCCATCACCGTGTCGCTGGAGTCCCGCCCCGCCTACGCCGTGGAGGCGCTGTCCGCCGCCGGCCGCGTGCCCCGGCTGCCCCTGCCCGTGAAGGCCGGTCCCCAGGGGCTCTCCGTGCCCTCCAGCCTGGAGTCCCTCATCCTGGTGGCCGCCCTGCGCGCCGTGGCCCGGCTGTCCCCAGCCCAGCCAGAGGCCCTGAGCAGCATGGTGGCCGGCGACGCCCACATGGACGTCCGCGTGCGCGCCCCCGCCCCCCGGGTGCGTAACTAGTCGGAATCAGGTACCTCCTGCCGTGACGCACCCGGACCAGGCAGGCGGCCAGCCCGTGTAGAGCTGTGAACAACCGTCGTTGCCATAAAGGTTGATTCACAAAGTATCAGGGTCCATAGGTGGAGACGTGACTGACGCCGGCCTTTCACCACGGGTCCAGCGCTTCCTCACGACGCACATCGATTCCATCGAGAAGCTGGAGGTGCTCCTCCTGCTTCGCGCCCGCACGGAGCGGGCGTGGACAGCGTCGGCGGTGGCCCTGGAGCTGCGTATCACCGAAGCCTCCGCGGCCCGCCGTCTGGCGGAGCTGAAGACGGGGGGGCTGCTTCTCCAGGATGGCGCAGCGGAGGGCGCCTACCGGTTCAGTCCCGGCCGGTCGGACGACGTGCAGTCCACGGCGGAGCTGGCGGCGGCGTACGCCGCGCGCCGGGTGAGCGTGATTTCGTTCATCTTCTCACGCCCCATGGACCGGGTGAGGGGCTTCGCGGACGCGTTCGTGCTCAATAAGGACAAGGACGGCGACGACCATGGCTGAGGCGGTCTACATCCTGTGTGGGCTGACGAGCGCGGCGTGCGCGCTGCTGCTCTTGCGCGCCTGGCGGCGCACGCGGATGCGGCTGCTGCTCTACAGCGGCCTGTGCTTCACGGTCTTCACCTTGAACAACGTGCTGCTCTTCGCGGACCTGGTGCTCATCCAGACGATGGACCTGTCGTTGGCGCGCACCGTCACGTCGCTCATGGGAGCTGGCGTGTTGCTCTTTGGCCTCATCTGGGACGTGTCCTGAAGGAGGGGACACCATGTTGAAGACCCTGCTCGATGGCGCGGTGTTGATGGCGTACCTGGCGTGCGCCCTGTTCTTCCTGCGCTTCTATCTCCAGTCGAAGGACCGGCTGTTCGCGCTGTTCTCCCTGGCCTTCACGCTGATGGGCGTGCACAACCTGTTGGGCGCGCTGTTGGCGCCGACGTTGGATGCCGAGCGCATCCACTACCTGTACGTCGTGCGCCTGATGGCCTACCTGCTCATCCTGGGGGCCATCTGGGACAAGAACCGCGCGGGGCGCGGAGCCCGGTGAGATGCTGCGCCTCCTGACGGGAGGATTCCTTCATGACCACGACCTCGCTTCCCCGCTTCACCCCGCGCCGCGCGTTGGGGCGCACGGGCTTCACCGCGACGGCGGTGGGCATTGGCGACCTGGCGGACCGCACGGTGCCGCGCGCGGAGCTGGTCGCCACGCTCGCGCGGGCCTTGGACGCGGGGCTCAACGTCATCGACACGGCGCCCGGCTACGAAGACGGCTTCAGTGAGGAGGTGGTGGGCGAGGCGCTGCGCGGCCGTCGCGAGGGGGTGTTCGTCATCGACAAGGTGGACGTGCTGGACGCGCCGGTGGCGCCGCAGGTGGAGGCGTCCCTCCAGCGGCTGGGCCTGCCGTCGGTGGACCTGTTCGTGCTGCACGCGGTGAAGTCGCTGGCGCAGTGGGAGGAGCTGGCCCGGCCGGGCGGCGCGATGGAGCAGCTGGAGGCGTGCGTGGCGAAGGGGAAGGCGCGCTTCAAGGGCATCTCCTGCCACCACCCGGATGCGCTGGTGGCGGCGGTGCGGTCCGGGCGGTGCGACGTGGTGATGTTCCCGCTGGGGCCGTTCGTGGACGCGCGCTACGTGGAGCAGGTGCTGCCCCTGGCGCGGTCGCTCGGCGTGGGGGTGGTGTCCTTCAAGACGTTCGGTGCGGGCAAGCTGTTGGGGGACACGGAGGGCTACGGCCGGCCGCTCCAGGCGCGTCCGCGCGGCAAGGTCGGCTCCGGCGGCGAGGCGCGTGACACGCCCGTGCTGCCGCATCTGTCGGTGGCGGAGTGCGTGCGGTACACGCTGACGCTGGAGCCAGACGTGATGCTGATGGGGATGGGGTTCCCGAACGAACAGGACGCCGCGCTCCAGGCGGCCGCGGCCTTCCAGCCCCTGGACGCGCCGGGGATGCAGGCGGTGAGGGAGCGGGCGCACGCCGCCATCCAGGGGAAGGGGGCGGTGTGGTGGAACCCGCCTTCACCCGAGGTCACGGCGCGCTGAGTCACCGTGGGGGCCGGCGGGTTGCCTGCCGGACACTCGCCGGGCGTCCGGTGGCCGCGGAGGCTTGTGGCAGGTCCTAGAGCGTCATTATCGGAATGCCCCATTGGTGAGGCGTCATCCCCGTGACGCCCTGGCCCGCGCTCCATGCCTGAACCGTCCCTCGAGCCCTCGACCGAGCCCGTTGGCGCGCCACCGCCGCCGCCGTCCGCCGCGATGACGAATGGCGTCTCGACCGGGGAGGTCGCGGCGTCCGCTCCCCTGGCCGTCATGCGGGAGCCATCCTCGGCCCGGGAGGAGGGCCGCTTCGCCTTCCTGGCCCGCGCGGGCGAGGTGCTTGCGTCGTCGCTGGATGAGCCCACGGTGCTGCGCCAGCTGGCGGAGCTGGTGGTGCCGGAGCTGGCGGACTGGTGCGCGGTGGATGTCGTCACGCCTTCGCACAAGGTGGTCCGAAGGGCCGCGACGCACCGGGACCCGGCGCTCGTGCCAGTCGTGTATGCCATTGGCGAGCGCTGGGCCCTCCAGGAGAGCGGCTCCCGGAACATCACCCACGTGCTGCGCACCGGCGAGGCGCGCCTCATCCCGGAGGTGTCCGAGCAGGCGTTCCTGGAGGCGGCGCGGGGCAACGCGGCCCTGGAGGACACCTGGCGCCTGGGGTGCCGGTCCGTGATGGTGGTGCCGCTGGTGGCGCGCGGGCGGGTGCTGGGATGTATGTCATTGATGTCCGGCACGGCCGGCCGCTTTGGCGAACCCGACCTGGAGCTGGCGCGGGGGCTGGCCCGCAGCGCCGCGCTGTCGCTGGACAACGCGCGCCTGTATGGCGAGGCCCGTCAGGCCCAGGCGCGCACGGCGCGGCTGCAGGCGGTGACGGCGGCGCTGTCGCGAGCGGCCAGCGAGGACGCGGTGGCGCAGGTGCTGGCGCGCGAGGTGTGGGAGGCGAGCGGCGCCACGCGCGTCGCGGTGCTGGCGCTGGAGGAGGACGGCCTCGTGCGCCCGTTGCGCGTGCTGGGGGACTCCGAGGCCGCGCTGGACGTCTTCGACCGCCTGGCGAGCGGTGCCGCCCGGACGAGGACTGAGGACATCCGGCGCGAGGCGGGGTGGTTCGGCTCGCTGGAGGAGTTCATCGCGCGCCATCCGGAGGGCGCGGACTGCGCGCGCCGCCAGGGGCCGGGGGCCCGCGCGGTGGTGCCGCTGTGGGGCGAGACGCGCGTGCGCGGCCTGCTGCTGCTCGGGTGGCCGGAGCCGCGTGTCTTCCCGGACGCGGAGCGCGCGTTCCTCGAAGCACTGGCGCACCAGTGCGCACAGGCGCTGGAGCGGGCCGCGCTCTACGAGGCGCTGCGCGAGCGCACGGAACGCCTGCGGCAGGCGCTGGTGACGGGCGACATGGGGACGTGGCGCCTGGACCTGGTGCGTGGCAAGGAGCTGCGCGACGCGGCGCTCAACCACATGCTGGGCCTGCCGGCGGTGGACTCCTCGGTGCCGGTGGGGGACCTGCTGGGGCTGCTCCACCCGGAGGACCGGCCGCACGTGGAGGCGGAGTTCCACCGCTTCCAGCGCGAGGCGCCAGCCTTCTTCGAGTTGGAGTTCCGCGTGGTGCGCCGCGACGGAGGCGTGCGCTGGCTGCACAGCGTGGGGCAGTCCTTCGCCGGGCCGGACGGGAAGGTGGCGGAGCTCACCGGCGCCATGGCGGACATCACCCGGCGCAAGGAGGCCGAGGAGCGGCTGCAGCTGCTGCTGGACGCGAGCCGCGTGCTGGCGCTGCGCATGGACGACGTGGAGGAGGCGCTGCCGGAGGTGGCGCGGCTGGTGGTGGACCATGTGGCCACCGGCTGTCTGGTGGACCTGACCGCGCCGGACGGCGGCTTGCGGCGGGTGACGGCGGCCCACCGCGTGGCCACGCACGACGCGCGGCTCAAGGCGGCGCTGGAGGACATGGGCCGGGGGCCCGCGCACCCGGCGCTCCAGTGCTTCCGGACCGGCGAGCCCTGCTTCCTGTCGCGCGTGGACTTCAAGCGCTGCGACGACGTCTCCACGAGCGACGCGCACCGCGAGCTGGTGGACAGCCTGGCGCCCACGTCGGTGCTGTCGGTGCCGCTGCGCACGCGGGGCCGCATGCTGGGCGTCATCACGCTCTTCACCGCCGAGCCCCAGCGCACGCTGGTGGCCGCGGACGTGACCATGGCGGAGGAGCTGGCGCTGCGGGTGAGCGTGGCGCTGGAGAACGCGCGCCTCTTCCACGACGCCCAGTCCGCGGTGCGCCTGCGCGACGAGTTCCTCTCCGTGGCGAGCCACGAGCTGAAGACGCCGCTCACCAGCCTCATCCTCCAGCACAACCTCCTGGGCCGGGCGCTGGAGGCGGCGGGCACGCCAGGCCCCGTCACCGGGAGGCTGGGCACCGCGCAGCGGCAGGTGCTGCGGCTGACGGCCCTGGTGGACAACCTGCTGGACGTGAGCCGGCTGTCCCTGGGCAAGCTGTCGCTGGAGCGCGCGGAGGTGGACCTGTCGCAGCTCACGCGCGACGCGGTGGAGCGGCTGGAGAACGTGTTCGCGCAGGCGCGGTGTCCGGTGAAGCTGGACCTGCCGCGCACGCTGACGGGCCACTGGGACGCGCAGCGGTTGGACCAGGTGCTGGTGAACCTGCTCACCAACGCGGCGAAGTACGGCGCGGGCCACCCGGTGTCGGTGCGCGCGGGCGTGGACGCGCGCGGCGAGGCCTGGGTGGAGGTGCGCGACGAGGGCATCGGCATCGAGGCGGACGCGCTGCCGCGCCTCTTCGGCCGCTTCGAGCGCGCGGTGAGCGAGCGGCACTACGGCGGCATGGGGCTGGGGCTCTACATCAGCCGCCAGATTGTCGAGGCGCTGGGCGGCCGCATCGACGTGGACAGCCAGCCGGGGCAGGGCGCCACCTTCACGCTGCGGCTGCCCCGGAGCCTGGCCGAGGCTCAGCCCCTGCCTCCCCGCGTGTGAGGAAGGCAGGGACCCGGGCTGTCTTCAGTGCTGGGGCCCCTTGGGTGGAGGCCCTTCCTGTTCGAGCGCGCGGTACTCGTCGTCCGTGAACAGGCGTGAGCGGATGAGGAAGCGCACGCCCTCCGGGGCCTCGACGGAGAAGCCGCTGCCGCGCCCGGGCACCACGTCCACGGTGAGGTGGGTGTGGCGCCAGAGCTGGAACTGCGGGCCGGAGATGTAGAAGGGCGTGCCGACGATTTCACCCAGGTACACGTCCTCCTGTCCCACGCGGAAGTCCCCGCGCGGGAAGCACATGGGCGCGCTGCCGTCGCAGCAGCCGCCGGACTGGTGGAAGAGCAGCGGGCCGTGGAGGCCCTGCATCTTGCGAAGCAGGGCCTCGGCGGCCGGCGTGGCGTCGACGCGCGGCACGGGCATGGGCGTGGCCTAGAAGAAGCCCATGGGCTTGGGGTCGTAGCTGACGAGCATGTTCTTCGTCTGCTGGTAGTGATTGAGCATCATCTTGTGCGTCTCGCGCCCGATGCCGGACTGCTTGTAGCCGCCGAACGCCGCGTGCGCGGGGTACAGGTGGTAGCAGTTCACCCAGACGCGGCCCGCCTGGATGCCCCGGCCCATGCGGTACGCGGTGTTCGTGTCGCGCGTCCACACGCCGGCGCCCAGGCCGTAGAGCGAGTCATTGGCCAGCGCGAGCGCGTCCTCCGCGGTCTTGAACTTCGTCACCGCGACGACGGGGCCGAAGATCTCCTCCTGGAAGATGCGCATCTTGTTGTGGCCTTCGAAGATGGTGGGCTCCACGTAGAAGCCCTCCGCCAGCGCGCCGGGCAGCGCCTTGCGCCCGCCGCCGGTGAGCACCTTCGCGCCCTCCTTCTTGCCGATGTCCAGGTAGCTGAGGATCTTCTCCAGCTGGTCGTTGGACGCCTGCGCACCAATCTGCGTGGCGGTGTCCAGCGGGTTGCCCTGCACGATGCGCTTCGTGCGCTCCACGGCCTTCGCGATGAACTCGTCGTAGAAGCGCTCGGCGACGAGCGAGCGCGACGGGCAGGTGCACACCTCGCCCTGGTTGAGGGCGAACATGGCGAAGCCCTCCAGCGCCTTCTGGGCGAAGTCGTCGTCCTTGGCGAAGACGTCCTCGAAGAAGATGTTGGGGGACTTGCCGCCCAGCTCCAGGGTGACCGGGATGATGTTCTCGGAGGCGTACTGCATGATGAGGCGGCCGGTGGTCGTCTCCCCCGTGAAGGCGATTTTCGCGATGCGCTTGTTGCTGGCGAGCGGCTTGCCGGCCTCGATGCCGAAGCCGTTCACGATGTTGAGCACGCCGGGGGGGAGCAGGTCGCCCACCAGCTCCGCGAACTTGAGGATGGTGACGGGGGTCTGCTCCGCGGGCTTGAGCACCACGCAGTTGCCGGCGGCGAGCGCGGGGGCCAGCTTCCACGCGGCCATCAGCAGCGGGAAGTTCCACGGGATGATCTGCCCCACGACGCCCAGCGGCTCATTGAAGTGGTAGGCGACGGTGTTGTCGTCCAGCTGGCTGAGCGTGCCTTCCTGTCCGCGGAGGCACCCCGCGAAGTAGCGGAAGTGGTCGATGGCCAGCGGCAGGTCCGCGGCGAGCGTCTCGCGCACGGGCTTGCCGTTGTCCCACGTCTCGGAGACGGCGAGCATCTCCAGGTTCTGCTCCATGCGGTCGGCGATCTTCAGCAGGATGTTGGCCCGCTCGCCCGCGGCCGTCCGGCCCCACGCGTCCTTCGCCTTGTGCGCCGCGTCCAGCGCCTTCTCGATGTCCTCCGCCGTGGACCGCGGAATCTCGCAGAAGGGGCGGCCGGTGACGGGGCTGATGTTCTCGAAGTACTGGCCCTTCACGGGCGGGACGAACTCACCGCCGATGTAGTTGCCGTAGCGGCTCTTGTACTCGACCTTGCTGCCCTTCTGACCCGGAGCTTCATAGACCTTCGACATGGGGACTCCCTGCGTTGGTTTTGACGCACTCGTGCGGGGGTTTGACGCGGAACAGACGATAGGCAGGTGACGCTCCGCGTTATGTGCGCAGGGGAGGATGCAAATGTTTGTTAATGGTTGTTCGCTGAGTCAGGTGCCCTGAAGACATACACGGTGCGGGGGGCGCCCGTCAGCGAGTGGTTGGCTCCGGGCGAGCGAGCCATCACCCGGGCGCGATGCGGGCGGGCGTGCAGGGTGCCCTTGCTGCCGTCCTCCAGGTCTTCCACCTCAAGAGGGAGGACGGCTCGCAGGGCCCGGGGGGCATGGCATGCAATTGTTTCGAGACCGCTTCGACGCCGGGCGTGCGTTGGGCCAACGGCTTCACGTGCGGCTCGGGGGGAGGGGTGACCTGTTGGTGCTGGCGCTGCCGCGCGGCGGCGTGCCGGTGGGGTTCGAGGTCGCTCGGGCGCTGGGGGCGCCGCTGGACGTGTTCGTGGTGCGCAAGCTCGGGACGCCGGGGCACGAGGAGCTGGCCATGGGGGCGATCGCCACGGGCGGTGTGCGGGTCCTCAACGAGAGCGTCGTGCGGGGGTTGGGGATTCCCGGGTCGGCCATCACGGCGGTCGCGGAGCGCGAGGCTCGGGAGCTGGTCCGGCGGGAGAAGCTCTTCCGCGACGGCAGGCCGCCGGCGCGTGTGGAGGGGCGGACGGCCATCCTGGTGGATGACGGGTTGGCCACGGGCTCCACCATGCGGGCGGCGCTCCGGGCGCTTCGCCAGCAGGGGCCCGCGAGCATCGTGGTGGCCGTGCCGGTGGCGGCGCCGGAGACGTGCGAGTCGTTCCAGGAGGAGGCGGACGCGGTCCTCTGCGTCCACACGCCGACGCCGTTCTACGCGGTGGGCCAGTGGTACGAGGACTTCACGCAGACCACCGACGACGAGGTGCGCGAGCTGCTGGCGCGAGCGGCGCATGAAGAAGGGGCGGCCCATCATGGCTGAGCAAGGAATCACGGAGCACACGGTGCGGCTGGAGGCGGAGCCTGGCGTGTGGCTGGACGGGACGCTGAGCGTGCCGGACGCGCCCTCGGGCGTGGTGTTGTTCGCGCACGGCAGCGGCAGCAGCCGCTTCAGTCCACGCAACCGGTACGTGGCGGGCGTGT
This genomic interval carries:
- a CDS encoding DUF5985 family protein, which encodes MAEAVYILCGLTSAACALLLLRAWRRTRMRLLLYSGLCFTVFTLNNVLLFADLVLIQTMDLSLARTVTSLMGAGVLLFGLIWDVS
- a CDS encoding ATPase domain-containing protein: MSPSEQHPPVFDRIATGVPGLDPILGGGLVASGVYIVVGEPGAGKTIFANQLCYSQARQGTRCLYVTLLAESHSRMLANLRSMSFFDAAQLPQRIYYVSGFRMLEEQGLPGLLELLRREMRNHGAGILVLDGLVQAQEAAGSSRDFKKFIHELQVSAGLSRFTALLLTSSVGPTVHPEYTMVDGILELRERTAAMRSWRELQVRKFRGSASLNGAHHFRISDAGLEVFPRLETMVSRAQPPDWGTQRVRFGVPTLDAMIPEGIAAASTTLVMGPPGCGKTILGASHLAEGLRLGEPCLMMSFYEGPDRLLHKAANVGLALGSAVKDGRLVLQWNMPAECNLDLVAHAMLEDVRRRGVKRLFVDGLSAMVETTHEPARISPFFAALTQELRRHGVTTVFTLETPRLFGPDMDVPLGTGLSGVAENLLFMRHLELNGRLRRLLSIFKLRDADYDPTLREFHITSQGIEIQPPFQPAPELLLTGIARFPGNHS
- a CDS encoding DUF5985 family protein — its product is MLKTLLDGAVLMAYLACALFFLRFYLQSKDRLFALFSLAFTLMGVHNLLGALLAPTLDAERIHYLYVVRLMAYLLILGAIWDKNRAGRGAR
- a CDS encoding short-chain fatty acid transporter, giving the protein METLVRFAEGLGRFSARFVPSAFAIAVLLTLLTMALALGWVGAAPPAVLDAWGGGFWELLTFSMQMALVMFTGYLLALTAPVKALLEKVASLPGSPRSATALMAAVSMALAYFNWGLSLVASAMLVRFIARRRPDVDYRLLVACAYFGLGATWHAGLSASAPLLVATPGHFLEKQLGVIPIDRTLFSPFNVGLTLATVALLTALAWALHPSPERTVRVEPAVLEKLGDFVPPKKPQGRSSPAEWLDHAWLLNALFGVLGLLWFARHLWLNGGWKALNLNVVNFTFLTLAVLLHGTPARLLKASEEAASVLHGIVLQFPLYAGIYGIFKATGLTDRIGELFVSLSTQKTFPAIVYLYSGVVNYFVPSGGSKWAIEAPYLLDAAGRLGVAPEKVVLAYAWGDMATDLIQPFWALPLLAVARLEFKDILGFLLVAFLAYLPLVTLGFFLFG
- a CDS encoding response regulator, encoding MVPATETVLVVDDEQGILEALADLLREEGYRVLTASHGREALERMSEVKPDLVLTDWMMPVLDGPALIERLQQDPALRHIPVLGMSAVDVNGLKRLYPGMEFLQKPFDIRALMKLVRRALDANPRVRGG
- a CDS encoding aldo/keto reductase, which gives rise to MTTTSLPRFTPRRALGRTGFTATAVGIGDLADRTVPRAELVATLARALDAGLNVIDTAPGYEDGFSEEVVGEALRGRREGVFVIDKVDVLDAPVAPQVEASLQRLGLPSVDLFVLHAVKSLAQWEELARPGGAMEQLEACVAKGKARFKGISCHHPDALVAAVRSGRCDVVMFPLGPFVDARYVEQVLPLARSLGVGVVSFKTFGAGKLLGDTEGYGRPLQARPRGKVGSGGEARDTPVLPHLSVAECVRYTLTLEPDVMLMGMGFPNEQDAALQAAAAFQPLDAPGMQAVRERAHAAIQGKGAVWWNPPSPEVTAR